DNA from Scheffersomyces stipitis CBS 6054 chromosome 1, whole genome shotgun sequence:
ATCGTATATGAAGTGCGTTTTTCTCGCCTAAAGATAGTCCTGTCAAAGGAGCATAAGCTATTTTGTCTACCAGAAATAAACCAGACGCGATTCGAAACTGATTTGTATTTATAGTAAAAAGAATGATAATAAAGATGATAATAGATATGTCTAGGTTGTGCTGACAAGGTCAGCTgtgaatatgaaaataGATATGGTGACTCAACGTCTGTACCGTGATTGAGAGACAGAATTTAGAATACTCTGAAGCCGTACAGTTTGATACTCTTTCAATGATGTTCAAAGATGATATTCAAATTAATTGTTGTATTTACATTACTGCCATATAACGAAGGCATGAAGTGGTACAATATGATGATGTGTTCTATTAAATATGACTATACACTCTACTATATAGTGTTATTAAGTGATAGTATACAATTACAGATGTTGGTATTCTATAATTGTTTAAGGGTATGCTAAGTATGATTATGATTATGAATATGATTATGATTGTGAATGACAGCACACATCTTATGCTCACACACGTTATTAATACATTACGATAGTACAATTCGTAGATTACTAGCTAGCATTACTTTCATGAGGGTACAATCGCACATCTTCTATACCTATCCGGGCTACTGCGATGGCAATACCAAAGAGAATATCAATTTCACTTTCTGTCAGAAGCTAAAACAGATCTATAATACATAGGGGGTCCATGGAAATGCGTGATAAGTCGTGAGCAATGAGAGTTGTGTCTAGGCAAGAATTACCAACTTACACTTGTCGAACAAAATGCGGTGGAACttgtcgtcgtcgtcgaCCTCAAACTCCTTTAGCTTCTGAATGTGGACATCGTCAAACTCATCGTCTACAATGTTGTTTTCGTTGACAAAGTCGTCGTAgtcgttcttcaagaacaactgTATATCCTGTGCCAATCTGCCATGGCCACTCTCGGGATCGTCTAAGTCTAACCGCTTGTAGAGCTTTGTCTTCAAATCTTGCAAACGCAAATTCGTAGGCAATAACAATACAAAGATATCCTCGTCGTAATAAAACTTGACTTTGACCTTGGACTGCTTCGTATCCGAACTATTGTTGGATAATTGGGTGGGCAACCCACTGGCAGCATTGATGTTGGCGCTAGATGAAGACCTTGATCTGTCAGGTACAGATTCAGCTGACGTAGGTGTACTGGAGGTTCTTGTCTGACTGGAGTTGTTGTGGAAATTAGAATATTGCGATAATCTGTCTTGTTGATAGTTCGATTGCTGACTTATAGGCTTGGAAGTTCTTCCATTATTATTGgcattattgttgttattgttgttattgttgttggcgTTGGCATGGTTGGTCTGATCTACTCCTTCTGAGGTTTCTTTGTCGAAGCCGTTATCCAACACTTCAAAGAGTCGCAACACTTCCTCAGAACGGGAGATATGCACTGGCAAAGCGATCAAGTTTCTCAAGTAGTAGTCCAACTTCTCCCTTCTCAACTTGGAGATACTGTCATTAACATTGATCAATGGACCAGGGATCGAAGGAATGATACGTTTAGAGTTCTCAATCTTACCAGCTTCGTAAGGAAACAACTCCAAAAGCTTTACCTGCAAGTCATAGAAGTCCTGATAGTATCTGTACAAGTTTCTGACCTTGCCGTTGGAGAGACGGGCTATAATGAGGTACTGGTATCTGCCATGGTCCAACTGGTACGAGTCGACACCTACTTCTACAATGGTGGTGTTTGATGAGCTAAGAGAAGAGCGGTTAGAACCTTCAGTGTTACCTTCGAAAAACTGAGTATTGGAAGAAACAGGTGGAGTCTGGCTATTGGAGATGGATCCCAACGGAATTGTCAGAGCCTGGTATTTGGCTGTCTGATCCTTCCATTGTTCCACTGTTGGGATTTTGAAACTGTCGATTGCTCTGGCTACTGCTTCCTTATCTGAAGTATCAACATCAGGCTGATTGCTAAGAGGATTGAGAAGATCGATTATCTTGACGTACGAAACAGGAACCAAACCTGGGCCTCCCAAACGATTTATTGGCTTGGCTATGAACCATTCGTGATCGTGATGAGCACAAATGATCAAGTTTTCGCCTGGACGAATGGACAATTCGTCCTCCCTTTCAGCAGTAAACTCGTACAACGTTACGGCGTAAAGCGTTTGGTTCAGATTACGATTATGCGCATGGCCCAGCGGACCATGGGTGATGGCAGGGGGGACGCCCTGAGTTCCAGCCAAGGGAGAGTCGTCTGTCACTGGTCTGGAACGGTTAAAAACTTCGAAATACGAAATAGGAACCATTCCACGGGCATGGGTCATAGGATTGGTAGCCTCGTACCAGCCGTTGGAGTTGTcagagttgaagttgtcagAATCATCAGTGAGAACGTGAAAGAAGTCACCtttggaaaacttcaaTTCGCCAGGTCCCTGTGGAGTGTAATCGTACAAGGCCCGAATTACTTTCTTGGGCAGTTGGAGAACGGAATCAACATCGTAGCCTGGCTGGGCTGAGCTGGATGAGACACGTGAAATCAGATGCTTGGGCAGACTGGCAGATGACAGCTGTCTCTTGCTTCTTCGGAACGATTTGATCATAATTGGATTATTGTGATTGCAATTGTAGTAACTGGTAAATTGGGACTAGATTGTGTGGAAATTTACGACTTTGTAGGTGAAACTAACTGAGTGAGAAATTGCActgaaaattgaacaaacaATTGAATGGCTCGGGGTTGAACAGGTGGATTgtgatttgattttgggACTGTTATTGGTTGGGTAGCAGTGACAGTCGTAGAATGGTGGTAGTATCAAAGATGGGTTGGAGAAATACGTCAGAACGTATGCTAATATTAGACTGGTACAATAATACAATTATGTGATGCTATAAAGCTCTGCAATTCTGAGACTGTGGATACTAAACAGAACTCGCTTATTTGCTGATGGATCAGGCGGCTGTGAAAGTGCAATGTACAATGTACGAGCCGTGGTGGTTCCACTGTTGAGgtttgttgatgaagatggtaAAAAAAACTCAAACAAGGattgcttcttttctaccaTGAAATGCTGCTCCCAAAGCAGAGTAGATGGGATTTCAGCGTGATTCGCGGTCGTGCCACGCCCAGCAGGTACTAAATGGTGAGTGAGCTGCATTTGAAATAGCGACAAAATGCTGGTAGTCGCGGCTTCGCTCGCGGTGCTGTGGTGGGACGCTGGCACCGTTGGGAAAACTATGGGGGTACCAGGGGCACACACAGAGATGGCAGGAATAATTATTGGGCTTGAATAATATGCGTTTTGGCACAAATTGTAATTATGAGACACAGTTTGGTGATAGTTTGGTGTAACGAGGGAGTTTCTAAATTACAAAAGCCGGAAAAGTGGTCGTGAGTGCTACATTGTGAATATGTTGCATGCCTTTCCCTGAGATTTCTTGGAATATTAGCTCTCTTTCTCGCGGCATTTGAATAAGTTCCGCAAGAAATCTACCACTAATTCTCCCGCTAAATTCCACCGCTTAGCCAGAAGGCTCAGGAGAATTGTTCTAGCGACAAAAATAGTTTAGGGCAATTACAGCGCTGAGTAGCCGAGAGCTGAACAACAAGCAGCCCGCTACTGGTTTTATTCATTGAATTGTCTATTATAGTCTATatagattcttcttcactgtgTCATCTACGAGCTCTAAGCATTGACGACTCCGAATCGTCACCCAAAATCTGTCTCTGGTTCTGTCTATCTGGCTTTAGTCGCGTACTTTTTTGCCTTGTACAAATAATATTACCCTTCTGGGCGAAATTCTGTCACCTCTTCTGCCACCTTTAAGCATCTAGCCACCATCTTTTGAATGGGGCCATTCTAATTCAAGATTTGTGACTTGGTTAAAAGTCCCAGACATAATTTGTTTGAACTTGCTGTTTGGTGTAGTTTCTGATCCACTGACTCTTTTATTTTTTATATCTTATCATGATCCTTATTGACCGTTTCAACTTCGTTCGAAATAATTTCACCTCCACATAAGCCTGCTTCATATGCAGATTCCCATTAGCACCACCAAGCTGCTAGCCTCGGGCTGTTGTTACCATTTGGGGAATTAACTCTGGGTTATTCCGTGCATGAGTCTTCTAGTCTTCTAGACTCTGCTAAAAAACGGATACTAGTGTTGGAAATTTCATGCTTACTTAATTTTACTTTTCGAACTGTATTGCACCCATTCCGTTATCCGAATTCCACCTTCTATCTCTGTAACATTCTCTAGATTTGCATTTAATTATTTCTTTGATATGGCGTAAGCTTTTAGGCTTCCAATGTAGTTCCTTCCTTCTGTTTTCTCTGTTCATAAAttatctttctttctttattaGGCGACTTTCTTTTAATGATGAATGGTCAACTCAGTATGTCCTGCTTGCATGAATAGTCTTCAAATTGTCTGTCGGTATGTTGCAGATAATATGTTCTTGATTGGCCAGCTAAATCAGTTCCTCCCATTCCTGTTCTCCTAGTGTAGCCAAACTGGAAGCCTCATTCAAACTACTCTTCCTTGTCTTATCTTCTCCCGTTTCTGGAAGATATGAACCTTTTTGTGACCCAAGTGTTACAAACCCTGAACTTTCGGGTATCAATGTATTGGTACTAGTTCCGTCGAAATTGATAAATTGGGAAAATCCTTCGCTGACGTTGGTTATACGGTCGATGGTAGTAGCCAGCTGTAATCCTACAGTTTCGAAGTATTGAGGTGATCCCTCGCCCGTTGATTTTGAATAGGATGAAGAAAGCTCGGAATCATCATAGTCGCCTGTCTCAAGATAGTCTTCTGAACTTtcgttcttcaattttgactTCATCGTGGTActctttttccttttcttcttcttgggtgGCCTCTTCATTGCCTCTTCTTGCTCGTACTAATAAATCATGTTAGTATTGATCTTGacatttgaaaaatgttgTGTAATTACTTACTTGACGGTATTTGGCTAGATAAATCTTTAAAGTCTCAGCATAATTTTCAAAACCGAGGATATACATTGACCAGAGAATATCTTCACCATTTAGGgtttttctcttttcaagtttACATTTGTCTGCTGCCTGACTGGTTATGAAAGATATAAACTCAGACACACATTCCTGGACACATTCTTTGGATTCTTTTGATAATTTGGCGTGGGATGGTAGAGCCTTTTTCATCACACGTCCGACTAGATGGTGTTAGCATAAGTTAAGGAAAATTGAATGAATGCTTATAGAAGACGTACCATTGGCAATCGGAAGGAATCGGTCTTGTTCCTTGATCTCATAGTCGTTGTTCAACCAATCTTTGTCTACTGGCGAAGTTGGCTGGCTCATGGGTTATATACAAAAATCTATAAAACTTTCCTTGTATTatcaagactttgaagagGATAATATAGAAACCAAACTTATACTCATGTCTTCTAATAAAGAAGTGAAGAATCTACAAGTATAttaaaagtgaaaaaatgTGGATTGATGCAAATTATTAAATGCGACCTCGGCAAACGAAAAATTTCAGACAGATAAAGTCCGATCTGATAACTTCTCTACAACGGCTTTTCTCTTGTGCACGGCAATACACCAGAACAGCACCTGAAAtacttttcatttctgtCCCCTCGAATTTGTAATTCAATTTGACTTCACGGTTGGCTTGCTTATGTCTCTCTTCCTCGATTAAATATTTTTTATGAGCATTTCTTGGGCCCGGCTGTATCGCCTTaaagatttggaagattcAATTTAGAAATAATTTGATTTATTTTAATTGCTAATTACATTTACATGATTAAATTGCCATGTAGGTGTTATTGAGGTAGTAAAACCAATATAAAACATAGTAATACATAATGTCATTAAATACATGCTCTTAATTTTTGGTACCTTGTTCTAGCTTTTCAATACACCTCTTGATATAATCCAGATAAATTTCACAATCGCTCATTTCTTCCTTCCAGTAATCAAATAAAATCAACGAATGTTCGAATCCAGCAATTATGTCATTTTTGTTTATTACAACGTTGAACATATCCATAACATCGTTCATCGAAGAAATCTCGGGCACTTGCGAAAGGAATGCTCTCATTCCTTCGTCTGCAGTTGCCACTTGTAACATCTCTTGCAACTTATTGTACAATAAGAACTGGAAAACATTACCAATGAAAAGATTTCTCAAATAGTACCACAGGCCAGGGTGTCTATGTGCTCCCAATTTTGGAATATTCATTTTGGGcaaagaaatcaagttctGCAAAAAGATCCTCAAGATCCGAGATCGAGCCAAAGGAAGACTTTTCAAGCAAAAACTGTTTTCGTCATCAAAGTCTTCGTCTTTGTCACTTTTATCTTTGTTGGTGTACTCTATCACGTTAGAGAAATCTTCGTCCGGATACTGTCTCTGGTAAAACAAGGGTGCATTAATCAAATTAAAGTAGTCCATCTCCAAGTCTGCGTCCGAGGGGTTTGTTTCACCGGAAAAGGAATTCGGAACTGAGCCAGCTGAGTCGGGAGATTCCATTGCATTTAGATTGTTCATCGATACAGAAGTAATATTGGCTTGTGCACCCATGACTGAAATTGCAGCTTCCATCAATTCGGTAATGGGGATTTTATCTTCTAAAAGCAAGTAGATGATAGGGCGGAACAACAATAACTTGGAGGTTATAATTCTTGTCTTTATGAACATGATTGATTCGGATTGGGCTCGAATCAAGAGGTCATCGTCTATCAAAAAATCGTCTAATGTGTCAAACACATCGGCATCACTGCTAATATTCAGTTGTTTTTTCtcatacttcttcttcatacGTCTGTGGATTTGATCGACGTTAATTTCTTGGAGAACAAAGTTTCTAATTTGGGGACTCAATGAATTGATGATCCCGTTGTACTGATTTAGATACTTTATGAAGATAATCCATGCAGATTCATTAGCAAAACTATCCTGGTCCCAAAGGTTTCTCAAACGGCTTTCATATGAGTATATTTCGTCAAACATCTTGTTGTCCACCTTGCGCACTGCAATTTCAGTGAGAAAATAGTACCAGGAatattcatcttcataTTTGTTGGCGAGCTTAATGCATGCTTCGCTGTGATTCAGTTTTATTTCATCAGATAAAGGATCAGGAATCTTGGGGAAAGAAGTTGGAGGCACTTGTTGTGTGATGCCAGATACGGGTACATACGGTGATAGTTCCACTCTCAACTCACACTCCAACTTCAAGCAAGACCAGAAGAGACGATCTATCATTTCCTTTTTCGATGCACCCAAGGCATTATCGGTATTAATTGGATCACCCCTCCTCATGTTGATATAGTACATCATATGCTGGCATGCGGTTGAGATATGTCTGTACGCCAATAATGGAGTCATGGTATATAAGTAGTACTGgttcaaaagaagatggaacTCGACTGCTCTTAAGGAACTCTGGTCAACGGTGAAGGGAAATGCAGTGCGTAACAACTCCGCATATCTGATCAAGAGAATTGAGATTTCGAGTCTGTCGCGTCTCACGTCTTGAACGCCATTGAAGGCACTGGAGTCTGAAAGGCAGCCTATGGCGATGGACTTTCTCTCTTCTATAGAGCTGTCGAATTTAGTCAAATTCTCCAATTGCACTGGAGTGGAAACTACTCCGAGAGCACAAATCACTATGATGTTGGGAACAGAAAGACACAACGTCTTAAATGCTCTACGACGGAAAGGCGtatcttccaagttgtttgCTCTAAGAGCATCAAGCACAACTCGTGGAAGCTGGTCAGATTCTGGATTTTCCAGATCGTAAGACTCCAATATCTGGATGAAACTGAACAGTTTATAATGAGAAGTCAAGCATTTGTAGATCTCTAAGGACTCGAACAACTCCAAGGTGTCCAAGATTGGGATCTTGGAGTGGCAATTTACAAAGAATGAGTTGACgatattggaaaagttcTTGCTCAACAACCCCTCAAGAGATTTGGTCCTGAGGAGTCGTGATTCTAGAGTTCCGTTACGATTAACGGCGACAATCGACCGATTGTACATTTTAATGAGACTGTTGGATACTCTATCGGTTTCTTCTGGTGTATCACCAAAGCATTTGATGAAGTACTTCCACCTCAAGATCGAGGTTATCGACATGTCCCAGATGCAGTTGTCGAAATGAAACTCTCGATGTTCTGAACCGtattgtcttctttttgaagCGGAACCCGATCCTGAGCCGGACGCAGTAGTACCTGAACCTGGGCCAGGACCTGAGCCTGGGCCAAGTTCTTCTGGAGTCGAAGATTCAAGTCCGTTGACATTTTTGAGATCGCGCAAGTCGCGGAGAATCACAtccaacttggtcaagatGTTTAATGACGCTGGATCATAGCTTGAATAGTCTTTCTGCTGATCATCGGTACGGTAGTGACAGTTCATGTTGCCGTTCTTGACACAAGACCCGCATCGCGGCCTGACATTGTCAcacttgatcttcttcaaacgaCAAGTGTCGCACGCAGTAAGAGCTCTTTTTCGTGGATATGTGGCAGATGCCCGCGAAGATGCACCCATTagtgaagttgaagtacGCTTGCGAACATTTTCTATATTCGCACTGTGTGCCTGTGGTGGTGTATTGTAAAGGGGTTGGCCCATTTGCTGTGGAGGATTTATCTGGTTTGGGATTGGACCACGGCCAGGCATGTTGACCTGGCCACCGATTGCAATTTGGTTTTGGATATGGTTGAGGTTCTGTTGAATTCCCGGCTGTAGATTTTggatttgattttgttgtaTATTTTGTTGTAGACTCTGTTGTAGTTGATTCTGCTGTAAGTTGTGCTGTATTTGGCCAATCTGGTTTATTTGCTGTGTCTGGGCTGGTGGAGATAAAGGGGCCATTGAGCCCGGTCCCATCCCACTGCTACTGTTATTATTCATACTGCTACtactgctgttgctgttgctgttgcttaattgctgctgctgctgttgttggtagTACGGATTCGGGCCGGGTGTCGGCACTTGTCCATAGTATGGACCTGCTCCAGGGGGCCCCTGAAGTTGATGTGGTGGAGGAGGTCCTCCCTGCCCCATGGGAGGCTGGTAGTAGTTGGGGTTCATGGCGTAGTACGGGTTGTGAGCCATGAACTGTTGGCTCTGGTTCAGTTGAGGCTGTAGATGTTGATGCGGAGGCAAGGAAAGTGGAGCTTTGTGCCCGGATGCCTTGGAGTCTTCGGGCTCTGACTTGATTCCGTCCATGAAATCGGAGTTAGGTATGAAGGGTTGGAAAATTCACCGAGAATAAAACGAACTGCCGTATAAGCTTTGGCCAGAGAAAACAATGTCGAAAacaaagaaggaaaaatCAACGAAGATGTTCAAAAGCAATAATAAAAGCAAAGAAACTGAGTTCCAAATAAAATATTGTAATATTAAAACAGTAGAAATGGTCTACCTAAAATATCcgaaatagaagaaaaacaaaacTGTATCAAACCCTGATTAAAAAATGGATATGGCACAAAAGATTGGGTAACGGAAATCTCGTACTGTGCCAAGCATGTTACCTGGCTAGAGAAAATAGTCGAAATTACTGCGAATTATATACGGCAGATATATCTGAAAAAAGACTTCAATATGGTGCCATCGGGGCCAGTTGAACCGGAGACGAGAGATTGCTTTGCCATCGAAACCATCTTCCCACTGCAAAATGGCGTCTCTACAGTTTATTTTCCTCCTTCCTTGTTTTTTTTCTACTGTGCTCTGGACTTCTCTCTTTTCGTGCATTTCAGTtttatcttttcttccactCTATCCAGCTCTTTTCGAACAGTAGGTTTTCAGCCGGAGAGTGCCGATCTTCTGAAATAAAACGCAGGCTAAATTGTAATTATAATTCTATTCTATGTTCCCGCCAATTACACTCAAGGTGGCATCAATATTTTTCATTCGTATCAGATTCGTACTCTTTGTCTCGATCTTCGGCTTGCCCTTTGTTACAATCTCCACAATTACATTGCGGCGATACGAGAAATTCTCAAAGTTTATTCTGCGCCTAGcacatttttcactcgCAGCATTTCCAACTGTTCCATTGGAACACAGAAAGGCTGTAGTTCTGGTTCCATtttattctttctcttccaCTCGGCAATTCGCTTTGTTCTCTACAGTTGTCTCTTATACTTGGCTCTATACTGTCTGACAAGCACCTCGGCTGTAGCATATAATGTAAGCCTTCTTCTCTAGCTTCCCCATCTTCCGATTCACATTCTGCAGAAGCCTGCAGGGGACAGTGTTTCCTCTGCGTTTGGGGCATATTGCTACATGGTTTTCGATTAGCAACCTAATACCGTGGCTTGTCTGAAACCATACTGATTCGGTCCACCCGGACGTTTTATGACATTCTGAAAGCCTGGAATTTCGACCTATCTTAATTTGGTATGTAGTCTTTCTATACACTCTATGCATCCCAAGTTAAATACTATGCTGAAACAAGTTCACGCTTTACAATATGATTGTCATGTCAAAGAAGTCTATTTCGATTCCGGCAGAATGCCCGGTCTTGCGTTGTAGTCGTCCTACTCTGAAATAATCCCACTCTTACACTTGCTAGATATCAAGCAATTTTATTTTCATCTGTATGCCTATTTTTCTCAGAACAATACCAAATCAGGATAACAGATCTCTACTATTTCAAAAGAGTTAACTTCCATACTTTAAATCATTCTTATTCGTTTATTCAAGCTACACTGAGAACGCATATTGAGCTCTCAAATCAAGTATAATTGTCTGAATCACTCTAGTATCGCGAGACATATGTACAGTAGATCGTAGATCAGACAGACGTTTAACCTGGAGGCAATTGAGAGGCATCGACGACGTCAGCAGCTTCGACGGGTTCGTCCTCTTCAACGGCAGCGTCTAATGGGGTTCTTGGCAAGGCCATCATACCGGATCTGGCAAGCTCCAAGATACCAAATGGTTGCAACAAGTGGAGGAAGGAGGTGATTCTAGAAGGTTTGGCACTCAACTCGACAATGACGTTTCTGTCGGAGAGATCGACGATCTTACCTCCGAACTTCTCCGTGATTGTGTTGATATGGTCCAAGTGAATATGCTTTTGTCTCAATGCTTCAGAGGGAGCCAAGTTGTTAGGATGGTAAGCCGAATCAGTGGCAGACAAATCTGGCACAGCCGATCCATCGCTGATGTGCAACTTGTGGGTGGCTATCAACTCCTGGAAGTATTCTGGGCCCAACAACGATACTCtagccaacaacaactctCTCTTGATGATCTCCGCATTGGTGTAGTCCAAAACAGCGTAAACAGGAACCAAGTCCTCAATCTGTCTTCTGGCCTGTTCGACAACAGCATCTTGACCAGCCAAGACAATCGTCATCCTGGACAAGTCCTTGACCTCAGTGTTGCACACTACCAATGAGTCAATATTGAAGCCTCTGGCAGCCAAAGTTCCAGACACAGAACTCAACACA
Protein-coding regions in this window:
- the ILV6 gene encoding acetolactate synthase regulatory subunit, producing MFAKQTLRRSASSAYKQGVRNKQTSSSTSALAYKTLHRNQKRPPLPTLETPNWSADAAVSSILYETPMPSKAPRKQHVLNCLVQNEPGVLSSVSGTLAARGFNIDSLVVCNTEVKDLSRMTIVLAGQDAVVEQARRQIEDLVPVYAVLDYTNAEIIKRELLLARVSLLGPEYFQELIATHKLHISDGSAVPDLSATDSAYHPNNLAPSEALRQKHIHLDHINTITEKFGGKIVDLSDRNVIVELSAKPSRITSFLHLLQPFGILELARSGMMALPRTPLDAAVEEDEPVEAADVVDASQLPPG
- the BEM1 gene encoding Bud Emergence Mediator yields the protein MIKSFRRSKRQSSSASSPKHSISRVSSSSAQPGYDVDSVLQSPKKVIRALYDYTPQGPGELKFSKGDFFHVLTDDSDNFNSDNSNGWYEATNPMTHARGMVPISYFEVFNRSRPGVPPAITHGPSGHAHNRNSNQTLYAVTLYEFTAEREDELSIRPGENLIICAHHDHEWFIAKPINRLGGPGLVPVSYVKIIDLLNPLSNQPDVDTSDKEAVARAIDSFKIPTVEQWKDQTAKYQASTIPLGSISNSQTPPVSSNTQFFEGNTEGSNRSSLSSSNTTIVEVGVDSYQLDHGRYQYLIIARLSNGKVRNLYRYYQDFYDLQVKLLELFPYEAGKIENSKRIIPSIPGPLINVNDSISKLRREKLDYYLRNLIALPVHISRSEEVLRLFEVLDNGFDKETSEGVDQTNHANANNNNNNNNNNANNNGRTSKPISQQSNYQQDRLSQYSNFHNNSSQTRTSSTPTSAESVPDRSRSSSSANINAASGLPTQLSNNSSDTKQSKVKVKFYYDEDIFVLLLPTNLRLQDLKTKLYKRLDLDDPESGHGRLAQDIQLFLKNDYDDFVNENNIVDDEFDDVHIQKLKEFEVDDDDKFHRILFDKCKLVILA
- the HAP1.1 gene encoding Fungal transcriptional regulatory protein (Fungal transcriptional regulatory protein (CYP1)-like) — its product is MPGRGPIPNQINPPQQMGQPLYNTPPQAHSANIENVRKRTSTSLMGASSRASATYPRKRALTACDTCRLKKIKCDNVRPRCGSCVKNGNMNCHYRTDDQQKDYSSYDPASLNILTKLDVILRDLRDLKNVNGLESSTPEELGPGSGPGPGSGTTASGSGSGSASKRRQYGSEHREFHFDNCIWDMSITSILRWKYFIKCFGDTPEETDRVSNSLIKMYNRSIVAVNRNGTLESRLLRTKSLEGLLSKNFSNIVNSFFVNCHSKIPILDTLELFESLEIYKCLTSHYKSFSFIQILESYDSENPESDQLPRVVLDALRANNLEDTPFRRRAFKTLCLSVPNIIVICALGVVSTPVQLENLTKFDSSIEERKSIAIGCLSDSSAFNGVQDVRRDRLEISILLIRYAELLRTAFPFTVDQSSLRAVEFHLLLNQYYLYTMTPLLAYRHISTACQHMMYYINMRRGDPINTDNALGASKKEMIDRLFWSCLKLECELRVELSPYVPVSGITQQVPPTSFPKIPDPLSDEIKSNHSEACIKLANKYEDEYSWYYFLTEIAVRKVDNKMFDEIYSYESRLRNLWDQDSFANESAWIIFIKYLNQYNGIINSLSPQIRNFVLQEINVDQIHRRMKKKYEKKQSNISSDADVFDTLDDFLIDDDLLIRAQSESIMFIKTRIITSKLLLFRPIIYLLLEDKIPITELMEAAISVMGAQANITSVSMNNLNAMESPDSAGSVPNSFSGETNPSDADLEMDYFNLINAPLFYQRQYPDEDFSNVIEYTNKDKSDKDEDFDDENSFCLKSLPLARSRILRIFLQNLISLPKMNIPKLGAHRHPGSWYYLRNLFIGNVFQFLLYNKLQEMLQVATADEGMRAFLSQVPEISSMNDVMDMFNVVINKNDIIAGFEHSLILFDYWKEEMSDCEIYSDYIKRCIEKLEQGTKN
- the HAP3.1 gene encoding CCAAT-binding factor, subunit A (HAP3) (CCAAT-binding factor, subunit A (HAP3) (HAP6) Histone-like transcriptional activator of respiratory functions), whose translation is MSQPTSPVDKDWLNNDYEIKEQDRFLPIANVGRVMKKALPSHAKLSKESKECVQECVSEFISFITSQAADKCKLEKRKTLNGEDILWSMYILGFENYAETLKIYLAKYRQVSNYTTFFKCQDQY